GAGAGGAAACGAAAGGAGAGACATTTTTTAAGCgcactctgttttttttttcgctgAGCTTTGTAGCTATGGAGGATGTAGAATGAGTgggagagaagaggaagaagaaggtatAAAAACAGAGTAGAGCATGAGAATTTAGGTGAGGAGAATTGAAAGGAGTCATACTCTTTTCGGTTAAGTTATTGCAGTTTAATACGAGAAGTACGATGAAATAGGTTTGTCTCTTTCTTACATCATCGCTAGtagtttcttgtttttttacGTAGCCCAGGCCCATTTGCGTTTTGATTACGTAGAAAAGCATAGTAACAGCAGGAATAATAGAGGCTTACTAACCACTGTTTGCGTTTTGGTCTATGATTCTTTTTGGTTAAATGAATAAGAGCATGTTTATATGTTCATTACAGATCTATTATGTCGGGTCTCTTAACGTGATATAAGATACggtctcttagcttttaactaaaaaaactaagagacgtctcttatatttcttatttaagagacgtctcttagtttttttagttaaaagctaagagattgtatcttatattacgctaagagactatatcttatattacgctaagagACCCAACCTAACAGTTGGGTTAAAAAGCGAGTTCATACATACAATTTCTCATCTAAACCGATTTTATTCTTCTTGAACTGCAtattctttttcaaattcatgTAAAAGAATCTAAATGTACAACATTCCATACAATTTCTGCAGTCTGCACATGAACAATCAGACAAGGTCCATTATTACCGAAATAATAGATTCATTAACTAAAGGTTGACTTCTTGAATAGTTATATGTCGGCAACTCTAATGATCATCTTTCGCCACTGAAGAAGACACACTTACGGCTCAAAAACGTTCTTGAATGCATAGAAGACTTTTACCGCTATGAGTACTAAGAGGAGTTGTTTTATTCATATTTCCATCTTCGGCTGTTCTGTTACGAGACTAGAGATGAGTTATTGTTTGAAAATAATCTGAGAAGAAATGAAGCGAGAGCATGTTTATTACAGGTCTTTTATGTTGAGTttttagcgtaatataagatcggtctcttagcttttaactaaaaaagttaagagatgtctcttaaataagagatataagagacgtcgtttagtttttttagttaaaagttaagagaccgTATCTTATATCACGCTAAGAACCCCAACCTAAGAGACgtgcaataaacatgctctgaGAAGGTAAACATGCTCTGAGAAGGTAAACATGGGTGACTTGTCTTTATAAAATAGTATGTTCCGAgatatatgttcattggttCTTCCTCAGAAATGAAAACACTAAGTTTTAGCCGGGACTTTCAAAATATCTGTGCGACAAACATAGTTTTCAATACTGAGAATAGACCGACGATCTGTATCATGTTTTCTGAGCTTCTTCTGACAACGTCCTGTAGTTGGTAATTTTTGAGAAACTTCTGATGATTCTGTGATGAAGTTCATTGCCGGTTTCTCCTCGAAAATTGTTTGATTCTTGATACATTTTAAAGACAAAACCCCAATGATTTCCCGAGAAGCTCCAGAGATATACTGAGAACACCTTTGTTCTCGGAAATATATGTCTTCCCGGGAAGATTCCGACAAACATTTCCGAGATACTGCCGAGAAAACCAGGtgatcggaatattccgacgaagtTTTATGAGAAATTACCGACGAGCACTTCCCGGAAAATTGTCAACAAATCGTCAATACCATTCTGACGACTTGTGTTCTCGGTAAATATTTTCGGAGTTCATgaagttttcttgtagtgatgtgATAGTAATCAAttgaattagaaaaaaaaaaaaggaaaaataacaaTGTGGGATGTAATGAATATCGACACaatcatctcaaaaccatttaaGCGTCCAACACAAGTGAAAGCTAACAAAATCCCGAATAAAACTCAGAACCCTAGACTTAAACTGACTGAGACCACTAAACATTCAATCTAAgcctgttcttttttttttttttttttttttttttggaacagtCTAAGCCTGTtctaaacaattaaaaataacttattttGCTAAAAAGCAACTTAAGCTTCCCaaacaaccaaacaaaaaacataacgGAAGAAATATTAACACGTAATTctgctttttcttcttttctttgtgTTCTCTTTGACATCCAGGAACCATGACCAAACTGGGAAAACAGGTACAATGCAAAGGCCAAAGATCCACTACAGAATCCAATCGGGTTTTACTGATTATCTTGCTTTCCCCAACAACATAGATCCAAGCCCGGCCATCTACATCGCAAGAACACACGACCAGGCTTTTACCATCCCATTTATCCTCAATGAAGTAACTGGGCTGATGGTAGGATTGTGTCTGTACTAAATACGGCAAGTCAGGGATTGACACTTCCATGAAACTCATCCATTTCACATCTCTACTATGCCCATTATCAATCTTGTCCTTGGCCACCCAAATCTGAATCTTCTTTGTTACATGGCACTGCTTTAACAACGAAAACCGATCTCCCCTAAAAACCCTAAGGACAAGAGCATCGCTATGATCGTTCTCCACACACGGTAGACCACAAAAGTTGAGGTATTTTCCGCTCCCAAAATCGAAGCTTACTACTAAGAGCAACGAGGGATGACTCAGGCAATAAGCAACCCAATACAAATTTCCATTCAACGATACACCTCTTGTCGAGTGCATAATGAACACATTTTGAGGCCGTGTTTCACCTTTTACTTCTTTCAACACTCGTTTCCACTTATCGGTGGCAAGGTCATGGATTCTCCATGCACTGGTAGAGcttcttatattatttagatAAAACGCAAGggttttataaacaattttctTACCTATCCTATTACCATCATACCCTATGCCACGAAATTCTAAACTAGTTTGACTAACCTCGGCCTTGATGCATCTATTTTGTCCTGACCACGGGTTACAAACCACAGCTCCTTCTTTCGTGCCACATAGCAAGAGCCCATTGCAATCGACCAAGTCATTAGGTTTCTGATTGTTTAAACCGGGAATATCTAAGGTTAACTCACTCACCTCTATCTCGGGGTTCAGGCTTACCGAATAAACCTTGGCTTTAGTCAATAAAATGAATCGAAACGTCAACTTGTGGTTGTTGATGAAAGTATTGTCGTCGAAGAGAGCGTTCCATCGTTTGCAAACCGTTCTGAATCGGACAACTGGTTTGGGAGGGACACGAGAGAGGATCTCTTCTACTAACTCCCATGGAAGCTTCTCTTTGTTTTCCATTATAGGGTTTTTGTTGTGTTTCATTAGTCGCTGCAGCCTTTTCATATTGACGAttcttaaagaaaaatatttcttgttttcttttacaTCAAATCCAGAGTTTACGAAATAATATTTTGGTATATATTAACATTAGATggtttttttgccaaaactaacccacaacttgattttaaccccaaacctatacccaaacttgaatcaaatgcaaaactaatctaaaagcctagtgaaattacatctcagccccttgtgaccaaacaaaaaacagaagccatttttacgaatatagccctagtaaatcgtctgagtcgtctgagatgttggaagtcgtctggacgactgaagtgtaagtcgtctggtaccggtttattttaaaaataatttataaatcttgtaaaaaaatattttgatgcgtgaaaaataaaaatcaagtaattataaacagttttaagtgatataaattaagatatgataaaattgatttgttttgaagatagatgagtggaagtagtgaatcatgaaatactttggtttaggagtttggcaaacatatgttgtagtattgtatgtattgttagggttagattttggaaaactaaaatgtttttttcaaaaattagttttcacctatatgtgtttatttatgtgtatagtaaacacttttcaagtttgatttgattttatgaagtctttaattagataattaaatttaggggttatgtttagggtgtggacgacttatatttcagtcgtctgttgaataatttactcggacgacgtatatttcagtcgtccacatcgtaccgaacctttaattttaccaatgtacgttttaacctaaccggatcattttactcggacgacttacatttcagtcgtctggtgaagaaattaaaacagacgacttacatgtaagtcgtccaaatattcccgcctaaattttttttaaaaaattattttcccgcttaaataatttaaaccagacgacttacttgtaagtcgtctggaaagtcttctattttagtttcccgctaaaaatatttaatttcccgctaaaaatattaaactcttctggacgacttacatgtaagtcgtctgttttaatttcttcaccagacgactgaaatgtaagtcgtccaggaagtcgtctgagtcaaaaatatttaacctaattggattttttgtctccctatataaagaaaaatttacacattctctctcctcctctcaaatggctgcaacaaaaatgtaatgttcatcattctaaaactctccaacctctctctaatctctttgacttgaaaacaccaaactttatatgaatttttcagttttgtctcatgtatttcttactaatctatctcttttgcaggtttttaatcaaatggtactcatcttccactaatttaaaggtaaatctattaattttagatatgtatttttgtgtgttctataaatgtagatttatctaatcttccactcattttctctatttttaagtcatttgaacgtttttggatatgcaggtctttcagatctggatttgatatgttggtttttcagatctggaagactttttggacgacttacctgttagtcgtctggaagtcgtctggacttcttggaagtcttctgacaaagtcgtctggacttccaggaagtcgtctggacttccaggaagtcgtctggacttccaggaagtcgtctggacttcatggaagtcttctgacgaagtctccctttcataatagatctgagcgttttggtaagttcttatgtctgatttttcttcatttggtaacttcttgttgtataaagttcttacttttttccgaaactaaaactctccaaacccactctaatctctttgacttgaaaacaccaaactttatatgaattttccagttttgtctcatgtctttcttactaatctatcttttttgcaggtttttaattagatggtactcatcttccactaatttaaaggtagatctattatttttagatatatatttttgtgtgttctgtaaaggtagatttatctaatctttcactcattttttctgtttttaagccatttgaacgtttttggatatgcaggtttttcagatctggatttaatatgcaggtttttcagatctggaagacttctgggacgacttacctgttagtcgtctggaagtcgtctggaagtcgtctggacttcttggaagtcttctgacaaagtcgtctgaacttcatgtaaagtcgtctggacttcctgtaaagtcgtctcaaagtcgtctgaacttcctaaaagtcttctgacaaagtcgtctgaaattcctggaagtcgtctggacttcttagaagtcgtctggacttcttaaaagccgtgtggtcttgtctactcaagtggaatccaagcttgtctttgtagaggaatgatctataatagttttgtttgtggtttgttttgtgaattgcatgtctactcttttagttgtgaattttttgtaaaatcagtaataatgttttccaagatgtattaaatgtgctaacaatgtgtttacacatttacaaatcaatgaaataatagacttcagtagcctttttcttatctttggatctctcatatgcaataataaactccaatggcctttttctcatcttaataaacaagaatgttggtagctttatattgatacaacattttaagaagcattttaacccttcttccaactcataacaatagtcatcattattgtctataacaataatacttaagagatggaaacaaacaatagtaactagtcaaagcatatcatattttattataagtttgcgttgaaaaacttagtcaaatttagtaaaactaagggagagaacatattttgtaaatatgagttttacatatcttgaagttacttatcactcttaaaaatacaagttattcaaaaactaacgtagaagacttaaaaactagcggagaagacgcggacgacttcaatctaagttgtccagacgactaaactatacgtcgtctggtcaacgcagaggttatttttgcaattgactttgaaatctgttatttcggacgactgaaaaataagtcgtctactattgtttggctaaaaaaaaactccaaaaaagctagacgacttacatttcagtcgtcataggttagttttgcatttgactggattatttcagaagtttgacttttctggacgacttacatttcagtcgtctagtgaaaattaaaataataatatttttttaaaagtagacgacttacagttaagtcgtcataggttagttttgcaattgaaaaaaaaacttcaagatttaattatatacagacgacttataattcagtcgtccacgagacgactgaaatgtaagtcgtccaggatttacgaggtttgaccagaatctcggaaaaaaatcctggacgacttacaagtaagtcgtctcgtggacgactgaattataagtcgtctgtgtataattaaattttgaagttttttttttcaattgcaaaactaacctatgacgacttaactgtaagtcgtctacttttaaaaaaatattattattttaattttcgccagacgactgaaatgtaagtcgtctggggaagtcaaacttctgaaattatccagtcaaatgcaaaactaacctatgacgactgaaatgtaagtcgtctaggttctttggaaatttttttgaaaccaaacaaaaacagacgacttaactttcagtcgtctcaggttacagatttcaaagtcaattgcaaaaataacctttgcgttgaccagacgacttccaggtaagttgtctacagccagacgacttcccaagtaagtcgtctgacgaacagatctggaaaaaaactcgatgtcataccttaaattggtgagataagttccttagcatacataaggcttctccaagcacacagaatcacaaacgaaagtaatccacccagaatcgttagcttctatgactctatgaaccataaaaaatttagaatcaaaatcttggttttttttagctcattgtggagagaaagtaagagatatgttgtgtttagttcacaagaatggaaaaagaagaagggtaaatcgattttgggagcattaagagcttcaaattggttgttcatggtggttgtggtattgatgacaatgacaatcttgtaattacttgaagatgatgagggtgagagagtaaaaatgtcattttcgaaaaaaaagaaaaaaaaaattgatggcattttcgtaaattatatgaacttgtggggtgaatagggcaaaaccaattttcaaaaaaaaaagacgttaattttgtgtttgactttaagttataggccAACATTAGATCCCCCATATTCTCTCCGTTCGTATTTAtcatgtgttttattttatttttcatatttattttggaaaag
This region of Brassica napus cultivar Da-Ae chromosome C5, Da-Ae, whole genome shotgun sequence genomic DNA includes:
- the LOC106373952 gene encoding putative F-box/kelch-repeat protein At1g32430 is translated as MKRLQRLMKHNKNPIMENKEKLPWELVEEILSRVPPKPVVRFRTVCKRWNALFDDNTFINNHKLTFRFILLTKAKVYSVSLNPEIEVSELTLDIPGLNNQKPNDLVDCNGLLLCGTKEGAVVCNPWSGQNRCIKAEVSQTSLEFRGIGYDGNRIGKKIVYKTLAFYLNNIRSSTSAWRIHDLATDKWKRVLKEVKGETRPQNVFIMHSTRGVSLNGNLYWVAYCLSHPSLLLVVSFDFGSGKYLNFCGLPCVENDHSDALVLRVFRGDRFSLLKQCHVTKKIQIWVAKDKIDNGHSRDVKWMSFMEVSIPDLPYLVQTQSYHQPSYFIEDKWDGKSLVVCSCDVDGRAWIYVVGESKIISKTRLDSVVDLWPLHCTCFPSLVMVPGCQREHKEKKKKQNYVLIFLPLCFLFGCLGSLSCFLAK